The stretch of DNA CCCAAACACTTCTCTCAGATGATCAGAGCCTGTatagaaacaaaaattaaagaatgGAAACTTctttacaatgaaacacttgtaattatcctttttcttatttttcatgcATGAAACTGACCGTTGGTGGCCTGTGGCAGACGACCCTCTGGAGGTGGTTCATTTTTGTCCTGAAAAACAACTAGGAGTTATAACTATAAATGTTTCCCATCCTTTTAAGATCATAAGAATAAGGTGTGATCAAGCACAAATGGGAGATTCATGGATATCTTACCGGTCTCCCAGGGTGGAAAGGAATTTCAGGCCCTCCCGTAACTTCAACAGCAACAATTCCAGCCAACTTTTCACCACATCGAAGTCAATAAGAAAAACACTGAGTAAATAGAGCAAAAGCAAACACTGATTTGGGATTGGAATACCTGGTAGTAATCTGCGTAAGACAGTATGGGGAACTGTTCCTTAACGGGTTCTAAAAGCCTAACAGCTATGTCGAGACCGCTGTTGGCTTCATGAGCGAGCTCATCCCGATGCCTGATCGTCCCGAACGGCCCTCCTGTTCTGGTTTTCACATCGAATGTTCCAGCTGAGTgccatcaatttcatataaaccAACGGATAATGAAGTCCTAgcagaaaaaacaaaaacaaaacaataaaaagatgacaaaaagCTTACGCTAAACGGAGGATGATGGGAGCACAGTGCTTCTCGGCAATGAGTCCCCGAAGCTTTCTCTTGCATTTCTGCACTGCTTTTTTATACTCTTCGCTCACTGTCGGATAGCACTTCTTCGCCATTTCCAAGTGTTCGCACTGACCccagataaaaagaaaaacaagaaatgtTTTGCAATAACGAGCTGAAGGGAACTGGCTCTGTTTCTGGTTCTTGTCAAAATGCCGATTGTAGAAAGATCATGAAACATGGAGCGTGGTGGGATGGACTAGAATAATATATAGAGAGTTCGGACAAGAAGATTCTAGTGTTCAGTTTGAACTATTGGATCATCGGGTGGACCGTGGACGCATGGGGTCTGCCTCTAGAAGGGGGAAGATAAAACTCTGAACCGGTTGTGTTGCCACGCGCTTGTGTTTATGAATTCGGGTGAGTTGGTTTTGTATAGGGTTAACGTGGTTAAAATGAGggttttttacaataatattataaaaaataaaaaataaccaaaatgttataatttttttatcaaaatatatataatttttttaatttacgaaaatatattaaaaaacaaaaaacaaaaaaaaacctgtAAAAAAAATTTGGCCGATGTGACGAGACACTGGTCACGCCAATGggattggcggcaccaaaggtgtcAAAGCCATTggtggcaccaatggtgccaataccattggcggcaccaatgtaTATTAGGGGGGGTCGGTGGTGGGGGGACCagaaggagagggaaagaaagaaagaaagaaagaaaggaaggagaggaaagaaagaaaaagaaggaaagaaaagggaaggagaagagaaaaaaagaaagaaagaagaagaaaaggaaaggagaagaaaaaagaaagaaagaaggaaagaaaaggaaaggagaagagaaaaaaaaagaagaagaagaagagggaagaaggaaaaaaaaagaaaagaaaaggtaatttttttttgtaatatttgtgtgtttaaaatttatgttatgtacattatagttattttattatt from Gossypium hirsutum isolate 1008001.06 chromosome D04, Gossypium_hirsutum_v2.1, whole genome shotgun sequence encodes:
- the LOC107898310 gene encoding L-ascorbate peroxidase 2, cytosolic; translation: MAKKCYPTVSEEYKKAVQKCKRKLRGLIAEKHCAPIILRLATGGPFGTIRHRDELAHEANSGLDIAVRLLEPVKEQFPILSYADYYQLAGIVAVEVTGGPEIPFHPGRPDKNEPPPEGRLPQATNGSDHLREVFGHMGLGDKDIVALSGGHTLGRCHKERSGFEGPWTSNPLIFDNSYFKELVSGEKEGLIQLPTDKALLEDPVFRPLVHKYAADEDAFFADYAESHLKLSELGFADAE